The genomic interval AAATGCCCGAGAATTAGAGTAAAGTTCCGGCCGGACTCATACGGGAGGGACGGCCATGGCGGCCTTTTTTGGAAATCTGCGCAATGTGGTGATCGCCGGCTTCGTGCTGGCGCTCATCGTGCTCGTGATCCGCATTTCGCTCGGAAATGTGGACTTTGGAAGCGAGCTGTTCTGGGCCTTCATCATCCGCTGGGCGCATATCATCTGCGGCGTGATGTGGATCGGTCTTCTCTGGTACTTCAACTTCGTCGCCACGCCGACCATGCCGAAGATCCCCGACGAGCTGAAGCCGGCACTCGGCCGCTTCATCACGCCAGCGGCGCTGTTCTGGTTCCGCTGGGGCGCGATGGGCACGATCGTTTTCGGCATCCTGCTCGCCGGCATGAACCACTATCTCGTCCAGGCCTACACGCTGGATATCGTGGGCGATCCGGCCGGCGCCTTCGCGACGCCGTCCTGGCTGCTCATCGGCATCGGCATGTGGCTGGGCACCATCATGTGGTTTAATGTCTGGTTCGTGATCTGGCCGAACCAGCAGAAGGCGCTGAACATCGGCGGCAAGGGCGAAGGCCTCGACGCGGCGGTCAAGGCGGCTTCGGCCAAGACGGCGGGCATGTTCAGCCGCATCAACACGATGCTTTCGATCCCAATGCTGTTCTGCATGGCGGCGGCGTCGCACCTGCCCTGAAGGGTCTCGCGCAAAGGCATGCG from Rhizomicrobium sp. carries:
- a CDS encoding urate hydroxylase PuuD; the encoded protein is MAAFFGNLRNVVIAGFVLALIVLVIRISLGNVDFGSELFWAFIIRWAHIICGVMWIGLLWYFNFVATPTMPKIPDELKPALGRFITPAALFWFRWGAMGTIVFGILLAGMNHYLVQAYTLDIVGDPAGAFATPSWLLIGIGMWLGTIMWFNVWFVIWPNQQKALNIGGKGEGLDAAVKAASAKTAGMFSRINTMLSIPMLFCMAAASHLP